Proteins encoded within one genomic window of Gloeobacter kilaueensis JS1:
- a CDS encoding nicotinate phosphoribosyltransferase, giving the protein MQYNLVLDTDSYKASHYLQYPPGTTSLFAYIESRGGRYPNTVFFGLQYLLKEYLSRPVEQWMVEEAKDFFAAHGLPFNYEGWSYIVRERGGKLPVRIRAVSEGSVVPVHNALVTIESTDPAVFWLVTYLETLLLRVWYPITVATRSWYLKQTIREYLDKSADEPESEIAFKLHDFGSRGVSSSESAGIGGMAHLVNFQGSDTAIGVRYANHYYHQPMAAFSIPAAEHSTIIAWGREREVDAYRNMLGRFARPGATLAVVSDSYDLWNAVRNLWGGDLRSQIEQSGATVVIRPDSGIPAIVVSRVLNILDNQFGSTINSKGYKLLNHVRVIQGDGVDHDTLAEVLETALKLGFSASNIAFGMGGQLLQVLNRDTLKFAMKVSEVEVDGRSLPVFKDPITDPGKRSKQGRLDLVRDANGEYTTVRLTGSEPLPTSELVTVFEDGEVCREYTLNDVRSRAGA; this is encoded by the coding sequence ATGCAGTACAACCTCGTCCTCGATACCGACAGCTACAAGGCTTCGCACTACCTGCAGTACCCGCCTGGAACGACATCGCTGTTTGCCTACATCGAGTCGCGGGGCGGGCGCTACCCGAACACGGTCTTTTTTGGTCTGCAGTACCTGCTCAAGGAATATCTCAGCCGTCCCGTCGAGCAGTGGATGGTCGAGGAAGCAAAAGATTTTTTTGCGGCCCACGGGCTGCCCTTCAACTACGAGGGCTGGTCCTACATTGTCCGGGAGCGGGGCGGAAAGCTGCCGGTGCGGATCCGGGCGGTGAGCGAGGGCAGCGTCGTCCCGGTCCACAACGCGCTGGTGACGATCGAATCGACCGATCCGGCGGTCTTCTGGCTGGTCACCTACCTGGAGACGCTGCTGCTGCGCGTCTGGTATCCGATTACCGTCGCCACCCGCAGCTGGTATCTCAAGCAGACCATCCGCGAGTACCTCGACAAGAGCGCCGACGAACCAGAAAGTGAGATCGCCTTCAAGTTGCACGATTTTGGCTCGCGGGGCGTCTCCAGCAGCGAATCGGCGGGCATCGGCGGCATGGCCCATCTGGTCAACTTTCAAGGCTCCGACACGGCGATTGGGGTGCGCTACGCCAACCATTATTACCACCAGCCGATGGCCGCCTTCTCGATCCCGGCGGCGGAGCACTCGACGATCATCGCCTGGGGGCGCGAGCGCGAGGTGGACGCCTACCGCAACATGCTGGGTCGCTTTGCCAGGCCGGGGGCGACCCTGGCGGTCGTCTCCGACTCCTACGACCTCTGGAACGCCGTGCGCAACCTCTGGGGCGGCGATCTGCGCTCTCAGATTGAGCAATCCGGTGCCACGGTCGTCATTCGTCCTGACTCCGGTATTCCGGCTATCGTCGTGAGCCGGGTACTCAACATTCTCGACAACCAGTTCGGGAGCACAATCAACTCCAAAGGCTACAAACTGCTCAACCACGTGCGGGTCATCCAGGGCGACGGCGTCGATCACGACACACTGGCCGAGGTGCTCGAAACCGCTCTCAAACTCGGCTTCAGCGCCTCCAACATTGCCTTCGGCATGGGCGGGCAACTCCTGCAGGTGCTCAACCGCGACACGCTCAAGTTTGCGATGAAAGTCTCCGAGGTCGAAGTGGATGGCCGCTCACTGCCCGTCTTCAAAGACCCGATCACCGATCCGGGCAAGCGCAGCAAACAGGGCCGCCTCGATCTCGTCCGCGACGCCAACGGCGAGTACACCACGGTGCGCCTCACCGGCAGCGAGCCGTTGCCCACCAGCGAACTGGTCACCGTCTTTGAAGATGGCGAGGTGTGCCGCGAGTACACCCTGAACGACGTGCGCTCCCGCGCCGGAGCCTGA
- a CDS encoding cupredoxin domain-containing protein — translation MLRRSVPALLLAFAAFASAGVAADMKKPVDVKITLGEYTVESSLTSFEKGVPYHFIIENAGQREHEWMIIPRSERDTKKALIEVEEDDLKPGATAVRDFTFKEAGEFEFACHVGRHYSKGMVLAITVK, via the coding sequence ATGCTGCGACGGTCTGTACCCGCCCTGCTGCTTGCTTTTGCTGCCTTTGCTTCGGCTGGGGTAGCTGCCGACATGAAAAAGCCGGTCGATGTCAAGATTACGCTCGGCGAATACACAGTCGAGTCATCGCTGACCAGCTTTGAGAAGGGCGTCCCTTATCACTTCATAATTGAGAATGCTGGACAAAGAGAACACGAGTGGATGATCATCCCGCGCAGCGAGCGCGATACCAAAAAGGCGCTCATCGAAGTCGAAGAAGACGATCTCAAGCCCGGTGCCACGGCGGTGCGCGACTTTACATTCAAAGAGGCAGGCGAGTTTGAATTCGCCTGCCACGTTGGTCGCCACTACTCGAAGGGCATGGTGCTCGCGATCACCGTCAAGTAA
- a CDS encoding bifunctional nicotinamide-nucleotide adenylyltransferase/Nudix hydroxylase, whose amino-acid sequence MRKKYDFCIYIGRFQPFHLGHLQSVRIALEEAERLIIVIGSHRTAPNIKNPWTSAQREQMIRQTLKDEPELLARIHFVPVRDQLYSDNLWVADIQQKVLAIADDDSAVAIIGHRKDESSYYLDSFPQWSYIETGNYRDIHSTDIRAAYLSRAPEASYFDKLPVGVQVNLSTFQSDPLFEELCGEYTFIQNYKKAWSVAPYPPTFVTVDAVVVQSGHVLIVRRKAHPGHGLFALPGGFVDQDETLLEGMLRELKEETGLKVPVPVLRGSIVDSHVFDNPGRSLRGRTITHAYFIQLKAGKLPAVKGGDDADKALWMSLADLYVHEDHFFEDHFAIIQHFVSRV is encoded by the coding sequence ATGCGCAAAAAATACGACTTTTGCATCTATATTGGTCGCTTTCAGCCGTTTCATCTCGGCCACCTTCAGAGTGTGCGCATTGCCCTGGAGGAAGCCGAAAGGCTGATTATCGTTATCGGCAGCCACCGGACGGCACCGAATATCAAGAACCCCTGGACCTCGGCCCAGCGGGAGCAGATGATCCGCCAGACCCTCAAGGACGAGCCGGAGCTGCTGGCGCGCATTCACTTTGTACCGGTGCGCGACCAGCTCTACAGCGACAACCTCTGGGTAGCCGATATTCAGCAAAAAGTGCTCGCCATCGCCGACGACGACAGCGCCGTGGCGATCATCGGCCACCGCAAGGACGAAAGCTCCTACTACCTCGATAGCTTTCCGCAGTGGAGCTACATCGAGACCGGCAACTACCGCGACATTCACTCCACCGATATCCGGGCCGCCTACTTGAGCCGCGCCCCCGAAGCGAGTTACTTCGACAAACTGCCGGTCGGTGTGCAGGTGAACCTGAGCACTTTTCAAAGCGACCCACTGTTCGAGGAACTGTGCGGCGAGTACACCTTTATCCAGAACTACAAAAAAGCCTGGTCGGTGGCTCCGTATCCGCCCACCTTCGTCACCGTCGATGCCGTCGTCGTCCAGTCCGGCCACGTGCTCATCGTCCGGCGCAAGGCCCACCCTGGCCACGGCCTTTTTGCCCTGCCGGGGGGCTTCGTCGATCAAGACGAGACCCTGCTGGAGGGGATGCTGCGCGAACTCAAAGAAGAGACGGGCCTCAAGGTGCCGGTGCCGGTCCTGCGCGGTTCGATCGTCGATAGCCACGTCTTCGATAACCCCGGTCGTTCGCTGCGGGGCCGGACGATCACCCACGCCTACTTCATCCAGCTCAAGGCGGGCAAGTTGCCGGCGGTCAAAGGGGGCGACGATGCTGACAAGGCGCTGTGGATGTCGCTCGCCGATCTCTACGTCCACGAGGATCATTTCTTCGAGGACCACTTTGCGATCATTCAGCACTTCGTAAGCAGAGTCTGA
- a CDS encoding M16 family metallopeptidase, translated as MFRTVLGNGLRVLVLANPAVDIVSARFFIRSGSRHETQPGLVHLIASVLSKGTQRRDSMAIAHAVESLGAMLGADGSPDYFQLSIKSLGEDFPALLALAAELLNEATFPAEQIEIERKVTLQAIRSQQERPFTVAYNQFRRALYGEHPYAFAELGTEESVQAIERQQLLAFYRTHFRPDNAIFVCVGPVEPEAVVEQLEAVLAGWKAPAVPLPTPPASAVLIPAQQTVQTVQPTQQSMVLVGYPAVAVGEADFAALKLIGTYLGNGLSSRLFTELREKRGLAYEVSAFFPTRVDRSHFVTYIGTAPENTRTCEQSLRFEAKRLTQIDLSEEELQIAKNKFLGQYALGKQTNSQVSQLWGWYEAIGVGADFDRTYTEAIARLRPEDLRAAAERTFTEPLVSLVGPAEVPALI; from the coding sequence ATGTTTCGTACCGTTCTCGGCAATGGCCTGCGCGTGCTCGTGCTTGCCAATCCTGCCGTCGATATCGTCAGCGCCCGCTTTTTTATCCGTTCCGGTTCCCGCCACGAAACCCAGCCGGGGCTCGTTCACCTGATAGCCTCGGTGCTGAGCAAGGGCACCCAGCGACGCGACTCGATGGCGATCGCCCACGCCGTCGAATCGCTCGGGGCGATGCTCGGAGCAGACGGCAGCCCCGATTACTTCCAGCTCTCGATAAAGAGCCTGGGCGAAGATTTTCCAGCCCTGCTGGCCCTCGCCGCCGAACTCTTAAATGAAGCCACCTTTCCGGCGGAGCAGATCGAGATCGAGCGCAAAGTCACCCTCCAGGCGATCCGCTCCCAGCAGGAGCGTCCCTTTACCGTCGCCTACAACCAGTTCCGCCGCGCCCTCTACGGCGAGCATCCCTACGCCTTTGCCGAACTGGGCACCGAGGAGAGCGTCCAGGCGATCGAGCGCCAACAGTTGCTGGCTTTTTACCGCACTCACTTCCGGCCCGACAACGCCATCTTTGTCTGCGTCGGCCCGGTCGAACCGGAGGCCGTCGTCGAGCAGCTCGAAGCGGTCCTGGCGGGCTGGAAGGCTCCGGCGGTGCCGCTGCCCACGCCTCCGGCCTCTGCGGTCTTGATCCCGGCTCAGCAAACGGTGCAGACGGTGCAGCCCACCCAGCAGAGCATGGTCCTGGTGGGTTATCCGGCGGTGGCTGTCGGTGAAGCGGATTTTGCCGCCCTCAAGCTCATCGGCACCTACCTGGGCAACGGCCTTTCGAGCCGTCTATTTACCGAGTTGCGCGAAAAGCGCGGTCTGGCCTACGAAGTCTCCGCCTTTTTCCCGACCAGGGTCGATCGCTCCCACTTCGTCACCTACATCGGCACCGCCCCCGAAAATACGCGCACCTGCGAGCAGAGCCTGCGCTTCGAGGCAAAGCGGCTCACCCAGATCGACCTGAGCGAAGAAGAATTGCAGATCGCCAAGAACAAGTTTCTCGGCCAGTACGCCCTGGGCAAGCAGACCAACAGCCAGGTGAGCCAGCTATGGGGCTGGTACGAGGCGATCGGGGTGGGAGCCGACTTTGATCGCACCTATACCGAGGCGATTGCCCGCCTGCGCCCCGAGGATCTGCGCGCCGCCGCCGAGCGCACTTTCACAGAACCCCTCGTCTCACTGGTCGGCCCCGCCGAAGTGCCAGCGTTGATCTGA
- the pyrF gene encoding orotidine-5'-phosphate decarboxylase → MIPVAERIIVALDVPDAPTAWQWVQRLPQVRFWKVGLELFVAAGPGLVKDLKAQGLRVFLDLKLHDIPNTVAGACRRVTHLGADLLTVHAAGGTAMLRAAADACAREAEHLGIPAPAVLAVTLLTSLDETVLKDELLIEQSPTDYVAHLAGLALAGGVPGIVCSPHEAEAVRARLGDKLLIVTPGIRPAGAEVADQRRTCTPLQAIRAGADYLVVGRPVLAAPDPAAAFAAIVEEIAL, encoded by the coding sequence ATGATTCCAGTTGCCGAACGGATCATTGTCGCCCTCGATGTGCCCGACGCCCCGACGGCCTGGCAGTGGGTGCAGCGCCTGCCCCAGGTCCGCTTCTGGAAAGTCGGCCTTGAGCTGTTTGTTGCCGCCGGCCCCGGACTGGTGAAAGATCTCAAGGCTCAGGGACTGCGGGTGTTTCTCGATCTCAAGTTGCACGATATTCCCAACACGGTCGCCGGAGCCTGCCGCCGGGTGACGCACCTGGGAGCGGACTTGCTCACCGTTCACGCCGCCGGTGGCACCGCCATGCTGAGGGCGGCAGCCGATGCGTGTGCGAGGGAAGCGGAGCACCTGGGCATCCCCGCTCCAGCGGTGCTCGCCGTCACCCTGCTCACCAGTCTGGACGAGACAGTTCTAAAAGATGAGCTGCTCATCGAGCAGAGCCCAACCGATTACGTCGCCCACCTGGCCGGTCTTGCCCTGGCGGGGGGCGTTCCAGGGATCGTCTGTTCTCCCCACGAAGCGGAGGCGGTGCGTGCCCGGCTCGGCGACAAATTGCTCATCGTCACCCCCGGCATCCGGCCTGCCGGTGCCGAGGTCGCCGACCAGCGCCGGACCTGCACACCCCTCCAGGCGATCCGAGCGGGGGCCGATTATCTGGTGGTGGGCCGGCCCGTGCTCGCCGCCCCCGATCCAGCCGCTGCCTTCGCGGCCATCGTCGAGGAGATTGCCCTGTGA
- a CDS encoding cation:proton antiporter, which translates to MWIASSPLLAATAAPAEANIVMLLLIQIGIIIALSRGVGLLFKKISQPLVIGEIVAGILLGPSFFGLIAPDLSAQLFPPETLPYLNILAQVGLVFFMFLVGLEFNSDNLKGKGHAAVVVSHVSIIAPFFLGGLLALYLYESLSTSAVPFLSFSLFMGAAMSVTAFPVLARILTERNLHKTYLGTIAITCAAVDDVTAWCLLAFVISVVRSGDLLGAVPTTLLAVVYIGFMLTVGRTLLAQLADFVEKSNNGRLTQLWVAVIFIGLIISATITELIGIHNIFGAFLFGAVMPQRRVFVRDLAEKTEDFTVVFLLPIFFAYTGLRTQFGLLNNSSLWLDCALVVLAATLGKFGGSSLSAKLSGLNWRESSALGVLMNTRGLMELIILNIGLDLGVISPALFAMMVIMALVTTFATTPILEWIYPQDRFGVVSEEEEEVYLQAADPASTYSIVVPVANPDSQLGLLQMAQSLTLPEASASRIYPVNLVRLGDEYSFESLPEQAEKLVSQSRERLDALVRRVIVKHQQVHSMSQLSDDIPGDIRRITQAYHADLVLLGWHRPTFTQDLLGGNVRPILEAAPADVAVFIDRGLKLEARSRIVVPYSGTIHDRLAVEIALRLALGCGASLRVLQAVALSREVGDLIALFQERLGIEVSPILGDPLSDTVEASRSADLLVVGTSARWGLDRHIFGKSTDELATRCQTSLLIVKHHKDATPHLQSLIGERPAIVTTASE; encoded by the coding sequence ATGTGGATCGCTAGCTCACCCCTGCTGGCAGCGACAGCGGCACCGGCGGAAGCCAACATCGTCATGTTGCTGCTGATTCAAATCGGCATCATCATCGCCCTCTCGCGGGGCGTCGGGCTGTTGTTCAAAAAGATCAGCCAGCCCCTTGTCATCGGCGAAATCGTCGCCGGTATTTTGCTGGGGCCGTCGTTTTTTGGCTTGATCGCCCCGGATCTCTCGGCGCAGCTGTTTCCGCCTGAGACGCTGCCCTACTTGAACATCCTCGCCCAGGTCGGGCTGGTGTTCTTTATGTTTTTGGTGGGGCTTGAATTCAACAGCGACAACCTCAAGGGCAAGGGCCACGCGGCGGTGGTCGTCTCCCATGTGAGCATCATTGCGCCCTTTTTCTTGGGCGGATTGCTCGCGCTCTACCTCTACGAGTCGCTCTCCACCAGTGCCGTGCCCTTTTTGTCCTTTTCGCTATTTATGGGCGCGGCGATGTCGGTGACGGCCTTTCCGGTCCTGGCGCGCATTCTGACGGAGCGCAACCTCCACAAGACTTATCTGGGAACGATCGCCATCACCTGTGCGGCGGTCGATGATGTCACTGCCTGGTGTCTGCTCGCCTTTGTGATTTCGGTGGTGCGCTCGGGCGACTTGCTGGGGGCGGTGCCGACGACGCTTTTAGCAGTGGTCTATATCGGCTTTATGCTCACCGTTGGCCGCACGCTGCTCGCCCAACTGGCTGATTTTGTCGAAAAGAGCAACAACGGTCGGCTGACGCAACTGTGGGTAGCGGTGATCTTTATTGGCCTCATCATCTCCGCCACGATCACAGAACTCATCGGCATCCACAATATCTTCGGCGCGTTTCTCTTTGGTGCGGTCATGCCCCAGCGCCGCGTCTTCGTGCGCGATCTGGCCGAGAAGACCGAAGATTTTACAGTCGTCTTTTTGCTGCCGATTTTCTTTGCCTACACCGGCCTGCGCACCCAGTTCGGTCTATTAAATAACTCCTCGCTGTGGCTCGACTGTGCCCTGGTGGTGCTCGCCGCCACCCTGGGCAAGTTCGGCGGCTCAAGCCTCTCGGCGAAACTCTCGGGGTTGAACTGGCGCGAATCTTCTGCCCTCGGCGTGCTGATGAACACGCGTGGCCTGATGGAACTGATCATCCTCAATATCGGCCTCGATCTGGGCGTCATTTCCCCGGCCCTGTTCGCGATGATGGTGATCATGGCGCTGGTGACTACCTTTGCCACCACCCCCATCCTCGAATGGATCTATCCCCAGGACCGCTTCGGCGTGGTGAGCGAAGAGGAGGAAGAAGTCTACCTGCAGGCAGCCGATCCGGCAAGCACCTATTCGATCGTCGTGCCGGTGGCCAACCCCGATTCCCAACTGGGACTGTTGCAAATGGCCCAATCTCTCACCCTGCCGGAGGCGTCCGCCTCGCGCATCTATCCGGTCAACCTGGTGCGATTGGGCGACGAGTACAGCTTTGAGAGTTTACCGGAGCAGGCCGAGAAGCTGGTAAGCCAGAGCCGTGAGCGCCTCGACGCTCTCGTGCGGCGGGTGATCGTGAAGCATCAGCAGGTGCATTCGATGAGCCAGCTCTCCGACGACATCCCCGGCGACATCCGCCGGATCACCCAGGCATACCACGCCGACCTGGTGCTCTTAGGCTGGCACCGGCCCACCTTCACCCAGGATCTGCTGGGCGGCAATGTGCGGCCCATCCTCGAAGCCGCCCCCGCCGATGTGGCGGTCTTCATCGACCGGGGTCTCAAACTCGAAGCGCGCTCGCGGATTGTCGTTCCCTACTCCGGCACGATCCACGACCGGCTCGCCGTCGAGATCGCCCTGCGCCTCGCCCTCGGCTGTGGGGCGAGTCTGCGGGTGCTGCAGGCGGTAGCCCTCAGCCGGGAGGTGGGCGATCTGATTGCGCTTTTCCAGGAGCGCCTTGGGATCGAGGTCTCGCCTATCCTGGGCGATCCGCTCAGCGATACGGTCGAAGCGAGCCGCAGCGCCGATCTGCTGGTCGTCGGCACCAGCGCCCGCTGGGGCCTCGATCGCCACATCTTCGGTAAGAGCACCGACGAGCTGGCCACCCGCTGCCAGACTTCTCTTCTCATCGTCAAGCACCACAAAGATGCGACGCCCCACCTGCAATCGCTCATCGGCGAGCGCCCGGCGATTGTGACCACCGCCTCGGAGTAG
- a CDS encoding alpha/beta fold hydrolase — protein sequence MSERPLLLYLPGLDGTGKLFYRQEIHLAPYCDVVALSIPIDDLGDWQSLVVRVRELLPADRRPVLLCGESFGGCLALMSALAYPEAFDALVLVNPATAWRRQNWLVQGSHWLSLLPTVSLQVAALVFLPFLSAVNRLTPADRRTLLATVRLVPRETILHRLQLLEQCNLDADLERLTLPVLLLGGRMDRLLPSLSETHFLEERLPNAQREVLPHSGHAALLDSDLNLADYLLRHGLLPQPAEAG from the coding sequence GTGAGCGAGCGTCCTTTGCTCCTCTATCTGCCCGGCCTCGACGGCACAGGCAAGCTTTTTTATCGCCAGGAGATCCACCTCGCTCCCTACTGCGATGTCGTGGCGCTTTCTATCCCGATCGACGATCTGGGGGACTGGCAGAGCCTGGTAGTGCGGGTGCGGGAGCTATTGCCTGCCGACAGGCGGCCTGTGCTGCTTTGCGGCGAGTCCTTCGGCGGTTGCCTGGCCCTGATGAGCGCCCTTGCCTATCCGGAGGCTTTTGACGCGCTGGTGCTCGTCAATCCAGCCACCGCCTGGCGGCGGCAGAACTGGCTGGTGCAGGGTTCCCACTGGCTGAGTCTGTTGCCCACCGTATCGCTGCAGGTAGCAGCTCTCGTCTTTCTGCCTTTTTTGAGCGCTGTCAATCGCCTTACCCCCGCCGACCGGCGCACGCTGCTCGCGACGGTGCGGCTGGTACCGCGCGAAACGATTCTGCACCGGCTGCAGCTACTTGAGCAGTGCAACCTCGACGCAGATCTGGAGCGATTGACGCTGCCGGTGCTGCTACTGGGCGGGCGGATGGACCGGCTGCTGCCCTCGCTGAGCGAGACGCATTTTTTAGAGGAGCGCCTGCCCAACGCCCAGCGCGAGGTGCTGCCCCACAGCGGTCACGCCGCCCTGCTCGACAGCGACCTCAACCTTGCCGATTATCTGCTGCGCCACGGACTGCTGCCCCAGCCCGCCGAGGCGGGTTAA